In Dama dama isolate Ldn47 chromosome 20, ASM3311817v1, whole genome shotgun sequence, a single window of DNA contains:
- the FOXE3 gene encoding forkhead box protein E3 yields the protein MTGRSDMEPPAAFSGFPAPPSVAPSGPPPSPLAGAEPGREPEEAGAGRGEPEPAPAPGPGRRRRRPLQRGKPPYSYIALIAMALAHAPGRRLTLAAIYRFITERFAFYRDSPRKWQNSIRHNLTLNDCFVKVPREPGNPGKGNYWTLDPAAADMFDNGSFLRRRKRFKRAELPVLPAPPPAAGPPPFPYGPYAPGPGSALLAPPPPAAPGSAPPARLFSVDSLVSLPPELAGLGAPEPPCCAAPDAAFSPCTASPPLYSPPPDRLGLPATRPGPGPLPAEPLLALAGPGTALASLGPGEAYLRPPGYAPGLERYL from the coding sequence ATGACTGGGCGCAGCGATATGGAGCCGCCCGCAGCTTTCTCTGGCTTTCCCGCCCCGCCCTCGGTCGCGCCGTCGGGGCCGCCGCCGTCGCCGCTCGCCGGAGCCGAGCCCGGGCGGGAGCCCGAGGAGGCGGGGGCGGGCCGCGGGGAGCCGGAGCCCGCGCCGGCGCCCGGCccgggccggcggcggcggcggcccctgCAGCGCGGGAAGCCGCCCTACTCATACATCGCGCTCATCGCCATGGCGCTGGCGCACGCACCCGGCCGCCGCCTCACGCTGGCCGCCATCTACCGCTTCATCACCGAGCGCTTCGCCTTCTACCGCGACAGCCCGCGCAAGTGGCAGAACAGCATCCGCCACAACCTCACGCTCAACGACTGCTTCGTCAAGGTGCCCCGCGAGCCGGGCAACCCGGGCAAGGGCAACTACTGGACGCTCGACCCGGCGGCCGCCGACATGTTCGACAACGGCAGCTTCCTGCGGCGCCGCAAGCGCTTCAAGCGCGCCGAGCTGCCCGTGCTCCCGGCCCCGCCGCCGGCCGCCGGCCCGCCGCCCTTCCCCTACGGGCCCTACGCTCCCGGCCCCGGGTCCGCGCTGCTCGCGCCGCCGCCCCCGGCCGCCCCCGGCTCCGCGCCGCCCGCGCGCCTCTTCAGCGTCGACAGCCTGGTGAGCCTGCCGCCCGAGCTGGCGGGGCTAGGCGCCCCCGAGCCGCCTTGCTGCGCGGCCCCCGACGCCGCCTTCTCGCCCTGCACCGCCTCCCCGCCGCTCTACTCACCGCCGCCCGACCGCCTGGGGCTGCCCGCGAcgcgccccggccccggcccgctGCCCGCCGAGCCGCTGCTGGCCTTGGCAGGGCCGGGAACCGCGCTCGCCTCCCTCGGCCCGGGGGAGGCCTACCTGCGGCCGCCGGGCTACGCGCCTGGGCTGGAGCGCTACCTGTGA